One Glycine max cultivar Williams 82 chromosome 8, Glycine_max_v4.0, whole genome shotgun sequence genomic window, ATAAACACCAGGAGAAAATAGCTGCAACAATACATTTTAATATCAAATCATTTTAAGAAAACATGCATGCAATGCAATTAACAAACTCGCAGACAATCCAAAAGAGTTCAACCTGttctaataaatttcattaaatttctACCAATAACCATCTTCTAATAACCGTCCCTGCATTTCTCCtataatattaacataattCAAGCACAAAAATATTCCACtaccagaaaataaaatataaaaaccacaatctgtcatacaaaataataaacataacctaaaattaacaaacacagcttaaaattaataaacacaaCCTTAGGTCTTAAATTCCCAAATAAACCAAAATTAGTACTAACCAAAAAGGCCTGAAGCCATAAATGACCAAATGCTCAAAGTattagtataatatattttttttattttttattatattatatagatatagataaacCTACTAGGTTTAAtaggtttttttataaatctaaCCATGACctatttaaatttacttttttattaaacaaacaAGGTCAATTCAGATTTTAAATGATCAGACCATAGGTTCTCTATTTAAGGTCCAGTCATATCTCATCCCTACATAGAACTAAGATGTTGCCTACACATCTAATAGGTTAAACTACTAATTTAATAttgttaaagtattttaaaaattaataggatattattaaaatatctaaaattgtaatttagtcctccaattattttttgttgacatGCAAGGAAATGTGACCTCAGGGGAATTACCAAAAAGGGTTTTTATTTGTAACTTACCAAAAGGGGGCAAATTTTAAGATTAATACCCAAATAGGGGTAAGTAGTGGAACATCATATGACTTCTAATGACGAATTCGAAAAAAATTGCatgacttttgttttttttttttttttgctgaagtcataaaaaagtaaactgacttctgattttttttttcaaaaaaaattaatgtgaagTCATAAATTGGTTTATGACGtcgaagtttttaatttttttaaaaaatatttatttgaagtcatAAACCAATTTATGACTTCAAAGtcgtaattttttaattaatttttaacaaatttaaattagttttaatctatagttttatttatttttttctatatttttgtatattattttatttaatattttctatattttgtagatttttttattaatatttttttatatttttgtagatttttttatttaatattttctatattttttttactaaagttaaggattattatttgttttataaattagaaaaataatgtaaacaaaagacttaaatttaaataaaaaaaataaaaatgtactaCACATTTGTTTAAGAAAAGATATTAATAGTGGGATGATGTCCTACAACGAGTTCTTCTGAATATGCGTCGAGGTCTTTCATCTTGTTATTGGATCAAGGATTCTAACCAACTTTTGCTTTTCTGTTTGtaattctgttttttttgttttagttattttcttctatttctccaTATGTGTATAGCTGATAACTAGAGGCTACACAACTTTGTAATCTTCATGCAAACTAATCAACACAGATTCTGAGTTTCTTCAGcatctttttgtttctttcttccttcatgtattttcttttcatgttaTTACAAGGCTAATAACTTCAATATGGTATCAGATGAAAAAGAATCTCTACGGTCCTATTCTTCAATGGGCATGTGATCTTCCCctttgtctctcttctcctaATTACTCTCCCATCAACTTTTTCGGTTTGGATTCATGGCAACACAAGTTAAAGATTCCAGTCAAGATCCCTTTCATTCACTGTTTCTACATCATTTGGATGGACCGGGACTTATCCTTGCCTCCCAACCTCTTAATCCACAAGAACTACACCACATGGAGCAACGCAATGATGGTAGCTCTTTCGGTGAAGAACAAGGTGGCCTTCATCGATGGTTCCGTCCCAATGCCAACCATAGCCGATCCTACATATGCCGCATGGACTCGTGGTAACAATGTTGTCATTTCTCgactttataattttgtttctaaagataTCATTACCAACATCTTGTTTGCAAATACGACTAAGGAAATTTGGGACGATTTGAAAACACGATTTTCCAGAAAGAATGGCCCAAGAATTTTCCAATTGAGAAGACAACTAATGTCATTACAACAAGGAAATGATGATGTTAGTACCTATTATACCAAATTAAAATCGGTTTGGGAAGAACTCTTAGGTTATAAACCAACCTTCCAATGCAAATGTGGCGGGTTACAAACTCTACAAGTTTACAATGAATCTGAATATGTCATGTCCTTTTTAATGGGCCTAAACGATAGTTTTGCTCAAATCCAGGGTCAGATTCTCCTCTCTGATCCTCTTCCCCCCATTGGTAATGTCTTTTCTCTTGTTATTTAAGAAGAAGCACAAAGAGAAATTGTTGTAAACCACATACCTTCTCTAAACTCTAACTCTATGGCCTTTGCTGTCAATTCTACAACCAAGAACACTACTAATGGTAAAAGTAGAAATGCCAAGAAAGAGAGACCTCAATGTGCTCATTGCAACTTGTTGGGTCATACCAAAGACAAGTGTTACAAACTTGTTGGCTATCCCCCAAATTACTTAAAGAACAAGCCTCATCAAACTGTAAATCAGGTAACTGATCATGATGAGTCCCCAAGTCAAGGTGTCACAAATACTTTGTCCACTACTCAATATCAACAGTTGATTAGCTTCTTGACAAATCAATTGAAAACAGAGAACAATGTTGATACTCTTGCCACAAATGTTCAAGTATATGCATGAACACTAGTTTTGATTGTAATGAATCTTACCATTATTGGATTATCGACTCAGGAGCAACCTCACATATATGTTGTTCGAAAGAAcattttaattcctttaaatGTTTACATGATTCTCATGTTTTATTACCTAATTCCACCAAGGTAAAGGTTGAAGGGATATGAAGCATAAAACTAAATGATGACATCTTCCTACACAATGTGTTATTTATTCCAACCTTTCGATTTAACTTGTTGTCCCTTGTGTCTTTGATAAATGACAATTCTTTCCAGTTTACTAAGCAACCTAACAGCTTTGTTCTTTAGGACCTCAAGACATTGAGGAGGATTGGCACCGCTAGGCAACATCAAGGACTACTTCTTTTTGATTTTCCTAAGTCTTCTTTTCATCATACTAGTATACAATCTTGTAATGATGTTACCTATGAAACTTGGCACCATAGGTTGGGTCACATACCTATACCTGTGTACAAACTGACTTACAATAAAGTTCCTCTATTCTCTATTGATTCCAAATTTCATTGTGAAGTTTGCCCCATTGCTAAACAAAACAGATTAGCTTTCACTAACCAAAACAATTTTAGTGCTGAATTGTTTGATTTAATACATGCTGACATCTGGGGACCTTTTAGGGAAGTTACCTTTGAtggattcaaatattttttaactttagtaGATGATAAAAGTAGGTTCACTTGGATATactttcttataaataaatctgATTGTCTCCTTATTGTACCACAAATTTTCTCATATGTGGAAACCCAATTTAAAACCACCATCAAAAGATTCAGATCTGACAATGCAAAAGAGCTTGccttttcagatttctttttGAAGAAATGTGTCCTACACCAATTTTCCTGTGTGGAGCGCCCACAGAAAAACAATGTTGTAGAAAGGAAACActtcatattttaaatgttgTTCGTGCCTTGCTGTTTCAATCTTATTTACCATTAAAATTTTGGGGTGAATGTGTCAAAACTGCAGTTTTCTTGATGAACAGGACCCATAGCCCCATTCTGAAAGCCAAGTCACCATTTGTGATTTTACATGCTAAACTTCCTAACTATGCTGATTTCAGGACTTTTGGAACATTATGCTATGCCTCCACTCTGATATCCAGCAAACACAAATTCTCACCTAGGGCTATTGTGTTCCTTGGCTACTCTCAAGGATATAAAGGCTACAAGCTTCTCAACCTGTCCAATAAGCAAATCTTCATATCCAGAGATGTAAAATTCTTTGAGAATATATTCCCTTTCAAAAAACCAGCAATCCAACAACAGTGACAGAGAGTTATTTCACCCCTATGCCACCCCTAATCTCATCACCTCCAATAACTCAGATGACACATATATCACATCCATCACAGACACACCACAACATACTCCTTAACCTGCTCAGTTAGATCCTACTACAACCATAGAACCTGATATTCCTATTGAAGAACCCTTACAAAGGTCTACAAGAGTTTCAAACACTCCAAGATATCTCACTGATTATCACTGCTACAATGTGACCAACACAAATAAAGTCACCTACCCTATACAACATCATTTAGACTACTCAAAACTTTTTGATTCCCATAAACACTACATTTTCCAAATATGAGAAAACCATGAGCCATAAACTTATAGCCAAGCCATCAAGCATAAACCATGGCAAGAAGCCATATCTACTGAGTTGATGGCCGTGGAGCTCAATAACACTTGGACCATTGTCCCATTGCCTCAGAGGAAGAAACCTATCAGTTTCAAGTGTATTTTCAAGATGAAACTGAATTCGGATGGGATAGTGGCAAAACATAAAGCTTGGTTGGTTGCCAAAGGTTTTACATAGAAATATGGGTTAGATTTCCAAGAAACCTTTTTTCATGTGGCAAAAATAACTACCTTAAGGTTACTAATATCTCTGGAAGCATCAAATGGTTGGCATCTAGCTGAACTAGATGTCAAAAATGCCTTCCTCAATGGCACTCTTTTAGAAGAAATATTCATGAACATTCCACAAGGCTATAAACACAGTGTCACCAAGGGACCCAATCCACCATTAGTTTGCAAGCTGAataaatgtgtgtgtgtgtgtgtgtgtgtatatatatatatatatatggactgAAGCAGGCTTCAAGAACTTGGTTCAATGCTTTCAGCAATGCTTTACTCAGAAGTGGATTCAAACAATCTAAGTATGATTACTCATTGTTCACTAAAGGAAAAGAAGATAATTTCATAGCAGTTTTagtttatgttgatgacattatcCTAGCTAGCCCAAGTCAAGACATCATCTCCAGAACTAAGACCATTTTGAAAGAGCACTTCAAACTCAAAGATCTGGGAGACCTCAAATTTTTCCTAGGCCTAGAGCTATCTAGATCAAAAGAAGCCATTTCCATGTGTCAACGACATTACACATTGTCTATCCTCGAAGATTGTGGAATGCTTGCTTGCAAACCTTCTTCGATTCCTATGAAAGCACATAACAAATTGACAGCTAACTCATGAACTAAACTTGCTGATCTAGGATCTTATAGACGACTCGTTGGTAGGCTTTTGTACTTAACTATATCTAGGCCAGATATATGTTACTATGTGCACAAATTAAGTCAATTTGTCTCCAACTCCTATATGAACCACATGCATGCTACGAACATGTTACTTCGGTAACTTAGAACACTGCTGGTCAAGGTATTCTTTTTAGAGCCAACTCAGACACAAAATTACATGCATATGTGGATGCAGATTGGGGATCATGTCCTGAAAGAAGACGTTCAACCACTGGCTTTTGTATCTTCTTAGGGAATTCCTTGGTTTCGTGGAAAgccaaaagacaaaagacagTAAGTAGGTCCTCAGCAGAAGCAGAATACAGGTCATTGGTTTCTGTCTCTAGTGAAATTACATGGATTCGAAATTTACTCACTAATTTCAATGTCAGAATTCCTTTTGCTGCTGTCTACTGTGATAACCAAGCAGCAATCCATATTGCTTCTAACCCTACTTTTCATGAGAGGACCAAACAATTAGAGATTGATCTACATTTTGTCAGGGAAAATGTTTCTCAAGGGGTTTAGAAGCTCATGCATGTTAGAAAGTACCACCAAATTGCAGATATTTTCACCAAAGCCTTACCCCGAAATACCTTTCTTAGTATCATTTCCAAGCTAGGTATTGATAACATCTTCCTCCGATCTTGATGAGGGGGTATTGGATCAAGGCTTCTAACCAATTTTTGCTTTTCTATTTgtaattctgtttttttttttctggttttaGTTATTTTCTTCTGTTTCTCCTCTTATATATGTGTACAGCTGATAACTAGAGGCTACACAGCTTTGTAATCTTCCTGCAAACTAATCAACATAGATTCTGAGTTTCTTCAACatccttttgtttctttcttccttcatgtattttcttttcaagttatTACAAGGCTAATAACTTCAATACTTGTTGCACTTGATTTGTTGGTGGTTGTTGTCCTTTTTTTCTACGACATCTTCCTCTTCTTGTTCTAGGATGATCATGTGTaactatttgttgttgttgagcaacatcatcaccaccatggtcatcatcatcatcacaatcatcattattgttgttattattgttatcatcatCTTTCTCCTCATCTTCATGACCCATGTCATGCATCTGAGTAGGTAATGACAGACGGTAACAAGAGCTCGATGGTGGTAGGTTGTATGCAAATGGCGGAATGTTGAAAGTGGTAGCAAACCTTTGTGAGTGtccttaaaaaacatttaaggtAGAAGAGACTTGAAATGAGTGTTGAGGCATATATGATGAGACTCCCAGTGTTTGAAAACTTTGTTCACATCCTTGAGACATATATCTAGAGAAGCCCGTTGATTGATAAATAGATTGGGCATGTGATTGATGATGTTGGGGGCATATATCAAGAAACATGCATAGGAGATACATTGGGTTTAGCATGTGATTGATGGTGGTGATGGGCAAGATAATACTGAAAATTAGGAATTACCAAGttagaaataataatgaataataatagcaataatttatcaaaattcttAAGTAAACTTATAGCCTCAGTAGATGAAGTCCCTTTACGCGATATATATTGTCTGGTTCAATGTGTATACCATTGTATATATTCTGAATTTTCATGCAAAATACCATGGTGAACTTCACCttaaacaatataatatttCCAATAATTCCATTTGTTAATCCAATGACGATGATGGTAaggccaaaaaatattttttctccctCTCATATGTGGGTCATCTGGAATATTTTGTCATAGTCCAAATTGTCTCATGACCATATCTATTGCATGTCATTCCACAATTACAAAACATATGAGAGGTACTTTTGCACGAATAATCATAGATACctcaacattattaattaattgccTTATTTGGGGTGTCTCATTAGGTGTCCACAAGAACtacaaaacatatattattattgtcacatatttattaatgaataggAAACACAAAGAAATattgaatataaataataaaaaatgaacctCGTTCATATGTAGTCTATCAAATATGATGTGCATAAGTCTAAATGCATGGTGTGAATGTTTGTTTGGCTTATCGGTCGAGACCACATTCGTGCAAGAGGAAATCCAAGTCCTTGTTGTACATCTTTTTCAAATAGGTCATCTATGTGTAGGGCAATGCATTTAATGCAGTCTCACGCCCATGACTGTAGTAGCAACAAACATCCTCTAATATTAGTTTGTAAAGGCTTTACAACCCAATCTAGAGCTCGAAAAAGGGAAGCTAATACGGTTGCACCCCAACTATAATGACTTGCCTATGTAAAATTTGATAACAAAAGAAGATACATAAAATGAACTCTTGTCCTTGATGTATCTGGCATCAAACATTCACCTATGAGCATCATAATATGAGCTCTAGCATGTTGTGGAATCACAACATCAATAGGAAGTTCTTGAAAATTTTTCTTCAACCagtttaaataaatcatttttcccTTTATATCCTTATCAGGTGGAATGTACCTTAATAAGGCCTAACAGGCAACACGTACATCACCAGTACTGGATCCAGTTATAGGCGGTCCTTCAATATTAACCACATCTTCTAAAGTTATGATTGTCTCCCCATGTGAAAAATGAAATGTGTGTGTTTTGGGCCTCCAACGTTCAACTAATGCAGTGACCAAATGATGGTTAATATCAATCTGTCCAACAGTTATAACACAACAAAAACCAGCTTCATTTATTAAGTTTTACACGCAATTATCTATATGATCCAAATGCGTAAAAGCCCAAACAAAATTACACCTTTGATGAAtcattctcttttctctttcccATACTTGATTGGAAATATGATTGTCTAGTTAGCGCAACAACGAGTCACCAATAAGTCCAAGTTGTGCATGTGTCATTgcttcacaaaaaataaaaagaaagtgatgcaatccaaccctgcaagggcattggatagaagactccaagaagattgggccagagacgcaagagaaggccctagggttctcatgagccttagggtagatttcgggcccatgggctaagtatgagcccacttatctttgtacatattagattaaggtttcattattttttgtccttgtattcAGGGCTCcacaatataggtaaggtaccctagaaatgtaggatttttcagcccgtgtattttagggcacctagactagtttttgtattaggggtagtcttgtaattttacatgcattaagtgagtatttgatgtgtgtggttggaaataaatttaattggattgggagaagcccaatccaattaaattttagagggggaggtgagcatttgcttgctacaccccattgtcacatcatatagtcacactttgtgcatgtccttcatgttttacatgcatcatgacacctaagcacacttagtggagaatcttggatgaccacatttaaggttcccaacaaaacactcacaatcctaagggacaaattgcctaaaattattacacacaaatggaagtagggtgacctattggaggctcccaacttacttccaatgaaaggcctttttgttacaaaatttgaaagcaatgaaagtaagtaaattgtcaattacaaaattacaaaaaggtcctcaattttggtggttgttctctctttggtgatttaCTCATTTTGGAgtacttcttagtccaatagctcttaaggtggctttccccttgcttcttgactcaaattcttcaagggataacaccaatcctcctttccaattccctatttggcaactcacaaacaaagagacaagcaataagcaaagacccaaaaaatgaaatgaaagctaaaccaatagagttttaacaagacaatttgtcaaggattattcaacaattaaagcaatgaaaagcacataaaagcaagctaggactcaaagagaaacttagaatggctctagagtagagtaaaacaactataaaaaaaagactcaagaaacctctagttttggaacttgttttcacgCTAATTTTCAATAgcaatttcagaactaagattggtataaaatagctaccaattatagaacaaatttcgagccaaaacaacaaacacacttccctttcactttttttttcctaaacactgatttttctgccaacttgtgtgatttttcttattctttcctTTAATTCAAATctattggttcttttttattattttagtccagatgtctagaaaatccagtaaaattttcagctcaaaatttgtagtgaccaattcccagtaatttatacaagttcatttgttcaagctgccagcactagcgatttcaacctagagatcaagagtagtgtttatgttgcttaatgCTTGGATAAttgcaatttgtgtttgcttatgctaaattatcttgaataacacaattgaagagagcttaagacttatttgattcacaaatctagCCACAattcagcaccacaactcaacttcattataggcatcatataggaaacttagaaaacaaaaaaaaaaagttcaacaacaagactacttctaggaattgatttagaacatgttatgaactaaataacatgcatgaattagactcaaaattcaaaagataggctaagagtgacaagaatacatgaaaaaatgtatctaaaattcaatcaacaaagtaaaaattcaacacaaacttggaacataatgtgacaattattatgactaaatatgactctaagacaataaggattaagtgatttagacttagatttttgtgttttttttctaatcaatattttggaagaaaatttagatctaatggttcagcacaagaagattatgactgaaaaatgatagaacctaaaatcaacacaaaaacatgattcaagagtagatctataaaatttgaatcatagaaatgcaagaacaagtgtagatctacgatttaatcggttttttttttttgaatctactctaaacagcaccaaaccacaagacaatggaggatatacatggagaattagatgaataacaaggaattacagtgaattgaccgaacaaaaagatagaggaagcaaaataacatcacctagatgaagatgctctaataccacatgatgtagctccaatggagcttgtaggccttggatattcttcatcaatggattcctttgcttcttggaagatgaatggcagtggaatggagaaggaagagagagaggagacgtcacttcaaggagaagatgagtctagaagaagctcaccaccataggaggccatggataagagcttggaggaagaaggagatgaatgaagggagaggaagagaagagcacgaaattttgtgctctaaaagatctctgaaatctgaagtttaattttcaaatgattaaagttgaaaaaatgcacacacatggcctctatttatagcctaagtgtcacacaaaattggagggaaattttaatttctattcaaatttcacttgaatttggggtgccaaattttggagccaaaatttcactaattatgattagtgaattttagctatgactcagcccactaatccaagatcaagtccaagattctccactaagtgtgcttaggtgtcataaggcatgtaaagcatgaaggacatgcacaaagtgtgactatatgatataacaatgaggtgtagcaagcaaatgttcactccccctctaaaatttaattggattgtgcttctcccaattcaattaaatttatttccaaccacacacatcaaatattcatttaatgcatatgaaattacaagacttaccctaatacaaaaactagtctaggtgccctaaaatacaagggctgaaaaatcctacatttctagggtaccttacctatattgtggagccctaaatacaaggccaaaaaataatgaaaccttaatctaatatgtacaaagataagagggctcatacttagcccatgggcccgaaatctaccctaaggctcatgagaaccctagggccttttcttgcatctctggcccaatcttcttggagtcttctatccaatgcccttgcggggtaggattgcatcattaagATTGCAAGAAGGATGAAAAAGGTGGGTTGTGAGAAAGAGAAAACAAGTCCCACAACagcaaaagaagaatgaaagaggtAGTATGTGAGAAAGAAGTTCCAACATGAGAGAAGTAGCTTTGGTAGTGATTCATTCACGTGAAGTATTTGGTTTCCTGCATTTGTCATTAGTGAGAGGGAATCACATGCCTTTGAGTTCACATGAGAGAATCTCATGTATTTTGCAATGTACTTGATTGGACTTCACGTAAAGAATCTCGTGGCACATGGTAATGGTAAGTTGAACGTGTAGGTTTGCTCCTTCTTGAACGTGTAGCCTTTGGGGTTCTTCAACATAGTTTTCACGAGCTTCATCATTGAAGGAGGGAATATTCTTCAAGGTGCAGCATATTGAAATCTGATATGTATAGTCATTTCCATATTTCATATCATGCAAGCTAAGATTTTTCACGCATGAGCTTGCAATATTTGTGCATCTGCATTATTTGGGTTCTACATTTTCTGCATTATTCACGAGCTACATCTGCATGTTCCACATGACTTTGAAGTCACAACATATAGGGTACAACTTTAAAGTTTTAAGTGTAGCCAAGACTTTAAAGTCGTGAGATAGGGCACAACTTTAAAGTTGTGATTAAggttttaattgttattattatttatttaaaaatattatgtcataattatttataacaaaaataatttagggttttaattattattattatttatctaaaaatgttattagttataattatttataacaaaaaaaatttagggttttaattattattattattatttaaaaatgttataagttataagttacaattatttataacaaaaatactATAAAGCAATTCAAAATCGTGGAGGGCTTTAATTACTTTGAAGTCATGCTAACCCTACGAGTTTCATCTCCATCATGAAACATGATGCCTAATACTCGAGCTCATTCGTAATCTTTTCCATCTGTTCTCCAGGCACATTTTACGATCTTCctggtttgtttttatttaacattagaTCTCcgtaaattattcatatttttactgctaaattacatttttatttttttagggatGTCTAGTGAAGAACCCATAATAAGGGATAATGTTAGCAACTTGAGT contains:
- the LOC102666732 gene encoding uncharacterized protein → MKKNLYGPILQWACDLPLCLSSPNYSPINFFGLDSWQHKLKIPVKIPFIHCFYIIWMDRDLSLPPNLLIHKNYTTWSNAMMVALSVKNKVAFIDGSVPMPTIADPTYAAWTRGNNVVISRLYNFVSKDIITNILFANTTKEIWDDLKTRFSRKNGPRIFQLRRQLMSLQQGNDDVSTYYTKLKSVWEELLGYKPTFQCKCGGLQTLQVYNESEYVMSFLMGLNDSFAQIQGQILLSDPLPPIGNVFSLVI